TACATCCATGTCTAAGCTTGAAATTTTTCATTCACTTAATTTGTGGCATTTTATTAAACATGTGAAGTTCATTGTTCACCATAGCCTCGAGAGATATGTTATTGGCCTCTCTTAAATACACAAAACAAAATAATGTTGTCAAACTTTTTCCAACTTATATAAACCCTAACAAATGTGAGTGGCATGAATATAACAGAGTCATACAACAGAGTCATACCTGAAGAATCTATTAGCATTTGAAGAATGTCACGTTCCAGATCTACATTTACGTTACATTGCTCAGTAcattagtatgttagattttctTATTAAGACAGAAAAAGATGTGAGCATCTTGGTTGATAAGAAAATTATTACCAATTGGATGCGTGATGCTAATGCAGTGACTACAATGGTTAACAATCTTTGCAAAAATGTTTCAATGCCTAAATGCGATGGaaaatatatgtatgtatgtccTAGGTTAAATAATTTCTATAAAAAGTCTATCAATAAGTATAAAGTTTCATTTTTACAGGAGTACTTCGACACTCCTTGGAAAACAATATCTAGTGTATCTGCTTTATTGCTGCTTTTGTTAATTCTCATCCAAACTGTATGTTCATATGTTCAATTATCTCAGTCTAATGTACTGCTGTAATTTGTTCAGTCCTGTAATTTGTTCAGTCCaagactttgtttgtttgtttttttttttagtaagcaAGAGGAACTTTATTAAGATAAAAGGAGAacaaagggttctccaacccattACAACCGAACACGGAAAAAACCAAccaaaaggaaaattacaaaccaaCTACTACTACGAGAGGAATAACAAAGGGTCCATTACAAACTCGTAATATGAGAAATTGGGATGAGTAATTTTGCCGAAAAACATCCACTTCCAAGCCAATAATTTGATATTCCAAACGATATCGTTAACGCTCCATTTGTCCTTCCGGAAACGAACACCGTTCCTTATAATCCAAAGGGGCCAACAACAAGCAAGCCATATCATACCCTCCTTCCCTTTTTTCACTTTCTTTGATCGGAAAAAATTATGCCAATCCAAGAAAACAACTTTACAATCTTCCTCATTCGACTCGCTTTTTCCCACCCAAACGGCTACCTCCGACCACACTTTCTTAACCACCTCGCAAGAAAAGAAGAAGTGCTTCGAATTCTCCTCACTTGTATCACAAAGAATACAATTTAAGCTATTCGCGGGAATGGCCACACCTCTTCTCAATAAGAGATCTAAGGTAGGGAATCTATTACGGAAAATTCTCCAACCAAACGTCTTCACTTTATGAGGAACCTCCGATTTCCAAAGTAAACCAAACGCCCcatgatttttttcaaaaggtccGTGAGGTATCCTACCCCTCCTAAAGTAGTCGTAACACGAAGCTACCGAAAAGCTCGAAGCCGTGTCCGCCGTACCTCTCCACACCACAACATCCCTACCTTCCTTCAAACCACCGAACTCCACCAACCGGCCCTTAAGAGTACCATACCTACTATCAACGCCGTCTTCCCCCAACAACCCTTCTATCACTCCTAAATCCCCCCACTTCCAACTACCCTCCTCCCAACCTCCCATTGCCGCTACCAAACCTTTTTCAAGCACGACTTATCAAAGATTTCCGGAAAAACCTTTCTAAGGGGTCTCTCATCCAACCAAGAAGAATCCCAAAACGGAGTGGAGAAACCATTATGaacattaaatataatattatcaaCAATGGGATCATTAAAAGAGAAGGATCCCACTTTTAACAAATCCTTCCACCAAAAGGAACAATTAGGAGTAACTTTACTATCTCTAGCATAGCCAAAAATAATAGAGTTTAAAGTCACCGTATCTAGATTTCAAGACATTGTACCATAAAGAATTACTCCCTTCaagaattctccatctccatttaCTAAGGAGAGCTAAATTAAACAATTTGATATTTTTCACGCCTAACCCTCCATCCTCCAAAGGCAAGTTAACATCGCTCCACTTTACCCAATGAATTTTCCTCTTTTCCTCCACTCCCCCCAAAGAAATTTATTTTGGATGCTAGTAAATTTCTTCACCACTTTAGAAGGAACTTTGTAGAAAGACATAGTGAAAATAGCTAAAGAGCTAAGCACGGACTTCAAGAGAGTAATTCTTCCACCTAAGTTAAAGAAACGATTTGTCCAACCTTCCAATCTACTCTTCATTTTAACCACTAGAGGGTTCCAAGAAGATTCCCTCCTCGGATTTCAACCTATCGGAATACCAAGGAAATGAAAGCAAGACTCCTCTCTCTTACAAGAAAGAAAGTGAGACACGGCATCCAAAAAGTGATTGTTAGAATTAATTCCAATCAATTTACTTTTATGGAAATTAATGCCTAACCCCGAAACAATTTCAAAGGCCCTAAGAACCGCTTTCAAAGCACGAACATGTTTCCAATTCCCCTCTCCCACAATCaacgtgtcatccgcaaattgaaggatgtCCACACTACAAGATTCACTTATAGTGAAATTTTGGAATTCTCCAACTTGGATAGATTGCTTCACAAGACCCGTTAAACCTTCCGCCACTAAcacaaaaaggaaaggagaaagaggaTCCCCTTGCCTGAACCCCTTTTGAACCAAgactttgttgttgttttttcgtAATTTAATGGAGAATTCATATAGTTAGATAATATactttttgttggattttggttctagatttaataatttttaaatatattgtttGTTGTTTTTGGTAAACATCTATATACAAACTTAAATCTATGAGTTAAAGTTTCTttctttaaaatgaaataaaaatatataatatatttaaatgagAGATGGACTAAAGGTGCATGCTTCAATGGATCTTGGACCTTATGTGTTATAGACAGCAGCAGCATGCCACTGATCTATaaataatatttcttttattttaaaagacgTTGCAGATTTTTGTTAAAACATTCTATCTTGAAAACATCTAAGAAAAACgcaaaattttcattttaaatacaaaattctaattctaatttttttacgTTTTTCACTATGTTCACACATGTTATGCAAACAATTTAATTTTAGCAAGTAAAGTATTttgtaaaaagaagaagaaaaaactacAACAGTTTCACATGCAATATTAATTTTCAGCTTAATAGAAGTTGTTCTAGaccccaaaaaaataaaataaattgttctGATTGGAGAAGAATTTCAAAATTAGTGATTAAATAGATCAATTTTATATTTAGCCGCAAAATATTTCAATGTGTATGTTCCAGTCACCAAAAAAGTCTACATTAGTTAGGAATTAATGTCAAAAATAGTTTATATATAACACTCACACCCGTTCAAACAAAATATCTTTTCTAGAATAGCCAATACATGGTATATGCAGTGGTTAGCATATCTAGCAATATTATACATCAGATTATAAGTATATATGCATATACCaagattatatacaaaaaatatatacacaGAGAGATATTCAATAGATTAATACTACTCGAAAATACTTTCTAGTTCCCACTCATATGAGTTTCACATTACTAGTGTATTGGAAAGAATGACTCTTATTCTCTAAGTTACAAGTTGTTAAAAGATTTGATCATTTTTTCATACGTCTCACTTTTTCAACTCACTTCATATATTGTGTTATGTTTTTCTCTTTTCATCCCACATCCCAATTTTAACAATTTGTTGCAGAAATAATAAGTGTGGGACTTTCAGTTTCTCTATTGATTCTTTATTTTTTACCAATCATTCCCTCAAGAGCAAGTACCATTTCTGAAATGATGGAACCTTCTAACAtctctaagagtgtgtttggatgaagtaattggaaattttaaagaaatttaaaattcaaagcaattcaaatgattcaattgaaatccattcatttttaaattattttgtttggatggaatattaagataattcattgttagatttttagggttattttttataaaatttaaattttttggaccaaattaaaaaattgaaaagtagggactaatttgcaatttttgaaaattttaaggaccaaattgtaaatttttaaaattattaaggaccaatttgcaatttttagggTCAATTatgtaattttgaaaaatatgaggaccaatttgcaaaatttgaagaaataataataacatggaggatgagaggaatttcaaattctttggtttttggtgtcatttcaaaatgattaaatttaacttaagattaaatactccataaatttccatcattttaacaattcttcatttttgtatccaaacaatgaatTTTGTGCacatcattttaaattccctcaaaacattacattacctcattaaaatgcttcatccaaacacactctaagagtGATATCTCTGTCCACAATCTTTGATATGAATTTAGTGGCAACATGGCAGTCATTGCATACTTAAGGTTTTTAGCAACTCTAATGGCAGTCATTTTCTTCCTAACATCCATTTCTTGGTCCCAAAGTCCAGCTGAAGAGTAAAAGTTAGACAATACAACATAGTGGCTAGCCACATTTGGCTCCAACACAAATAGTTGCTTTGCTGCAATTTTTGCCAAGAATTGTTTGCTCCGTACACAGGCAAGCAAAACACTCAATAAAGTCATGGAATTCGGACTCAAGCCCAACTCAAAAACCATCTCAACAAAAAGTTCAATAGCCTCATAATCAAACTCATTGCGTACATAACCAGAAATCATGGCATTCCAAACTGCAACCATAAATTTTCACTTTTCCTGTACAATACACCCACATTAAGAAACAGAAAAATTGGTAAGGTAGATGGATCTTATGACATGAACATTTAAGCATATTTCTATAAGCTTATAAGAATAAATTATGAAAAACAATTTATGAGGAAATATTGCTTATTGATGTAAACCTTATGCACAATTGActtgataaattatttttaaataaatatttaataatgaaGTTTGCCAAACAAGCTTGACCTCAAAAGTATCCCAACCTGACAGTTATTTGAATTAAGGCTGGAGACTGGAGTATCTCTTGTGTGTTGGACCTCAATGATATATATATGTTGGACTCTAAACACTTGAGAAAACTACTTTTCGAAGGGAAATGAAAGTGTGACAAAGCACGTGCATGAGATCACTGACGTGGAGGATTGATTGGCTGAGATTGGTTATGCCCTAACTGAAAGTTTGTTATGCTTAGTTAGTTAGTTACTCTTGTATATAAACCATGTAACGCCTTTGTAACAAACTAATGAATGCAATAttgattttctcttcctttcttctttGTTTCTTCTCTGCACTCACAGAGCTTTATTCTTCTCCATCAATGGAGTTTCTTGGCATTCATTCATCATTCACATTTACTtagatggtatcagagcaggttctTCCTGCTCTGCTTTCGTTGCGCATATCTCATTCTTGAGAAGTGTTTTGTTCGTTCGCTGTATTTCCTTCTTCTTGCTATCTTTTCTTCGTTCTTTCGTTGTTGCGTTATCGCAATTGTTCAATGACaagaaacaataacaacaacaatcagGATCAACTTGATCCTTACTATATTCATCCATCGGAGAATCCATCGACGGTATGTGTATCACCGGCGTTGAGTGGTGATAACTACCATGCTTGGTCGATGAAGATGAGGCGTGCACTTGCTATGAAGAACAAGTTCAGATTTGTAGACGGATCTATAGAGATACCAAACGAAGACGATCTGAACTATGTTGCGTGGCAAAGATGCAACAATCTTGTTCATACGTGGATCATCAACTCCATAACACCTTCGATTGCTCAAAGCGTTGTGTTCATCGATAATGTCGTAGATATGTGGAATGATCTTAAGGATCGTTTCATGAGAGGAGATCGCATTCGTGTAGCACAACTTTATCAAGAAATATCAAATCTGAAGCAAGGTACGAAGAAAATTTCTGATTACTTTACTGAATTAAGGAGTCTATGGGAAGAACTTGATCAATATAGACCTATGCCAAATTGTACTTGTCGTATTGCATGTGGTTGTTTAGCTATGAGGAATAGCAGAGGCTTTAGAGCTGAAGATAGAATCATACAGTTCTTGATAGGATTGAATGAAGAGTATCATAGTGTTGTATCACAAGTGTTGTTGATGGATCCCCTACCACAAATCAACAAAGTTTTCTCCATGATCATGCAGCAAGAGAGGAAGATCTGTGGAATAACTTTTTCAACTGGTAATGTAGTGGAAGAGGGATCAGGAATGGTTAATGCTGTTGAGGGAGCAAAACAATTTGGTAGAGGTAGAGGCAGTGGAAGCTTCTCTTCAGGAAGAGGTAGAGGTAATGCAAAGGTGTGTACCTTTTGTGGAAAGACAGGGCATACCATTGACAATTGTTATAGAAAGCATGGTTATCCACCTAGTTTTGGTAGGGGTAACTCATCTACATCTTATGCCAATCAAGTTGAAGTTGAAGATTCAGAGGCAAAAGGAGGAGCTGTCACTTCTTCAGGTGAAAATGGCAACATGACATTGACCAAAGAGCAATATACCAATTTGATGGCACTCTTAGAGAAGAGTACAAGTTCTGTGAATCTTACTAAGGGAGGTAATCTCAATTCTTATGCCTATGTTGCTAGTTTCAATATTCGAAGTAATGTTGACTGGATTTTAGACACAGGGGCAACTCACCATATCAGTCATGATTTACAATGCTTTCTTAAATATGAGAAGATAGATCCTATGGTTGTTAACTTGCCTAATGGAAATTCCATAACATCTTCTATATGTGGTAGTGTGCAGCTGACTAATGAACTGACCATTGATAATGTTCTATACTTGCCTCAATTTGAAGTGAATCTTATATCTATTACAAAGTTATGTAAGGAGCAAGACTGTGTTTTAAGATTTGAAACTGACAAGTGTATTATACAGGCAAGGAAGGATTTGAGGAAGATTGGTTCAGCTAAAGTCATTGATGGACTATATCATTTGGAAGCTGCCACTTGCAAAGTTCATAGAGATAAGGAGGCAGGCTTTGTTTCCAGTATTTTCACATGTAATAATAGAGCTGTAGAGTTAGCTCCTGCCATTTTGTGGCATCTAAGGCTAGGACACTTAGCTTCTGATAGAATGGAAAGTATGAGCAAGATGTATAGCTTTATTCCTAAGAGTGTACATACAGTTTGTGATGTGTGTCAATTGGCAAGACAGAAATGTTTACCATTTTCTATTAGCAATAACAATGCACATGATGTGTTTGATCTTATTCATCTTGATGTATGGGGTCCTTTTAGTACAATTTCTGTTCATGGCTTTAGATATTTCTTGACTATACTTGATGATCATAGTAGACATGTTTGGGTGATTATGTTAAAATCCAAATCTGAAGTATGTCAAAGGGTTCAAGAATTTGTAGCCATGGTAGAAACTCAGTTTGACAAGAAAGTTAAAATGGTGAGGAGTGATAATGGGACTGAATTACATATGCCTGCCTATTATGCTTCTAAGGGAATTCTTCATCAAAGAAGCTGTGTGTATACACCACAGCAAAATGGAAGGGTAGAAAGAAGGCACCAACACATATTGAACATTAGTAGAGCACTCATGTTTCAATCTAAATTACCTAAGAAATATTGGTCTTATGCTGTCCTTCATGCAGTTTTTCTTATGAATCGAATCCCTACTAAGCTCCTGAAGAACAAGTCCTCTTATGAAGTTTTATATGGCACATTACCTGAGTTGAGCTCTCTTAAAGTGTTTGGATGCTTATGCTATGGATCCACACTGCCCACTAACAGACATAAATTTGACCCAAGAGCAAAGAAGTGTGCTTTCTTGGGATTCAAGCAAGGTATGAAGGGTTATGTGCTTCTAGATATCAACACTTTTGAGATTGTTATATCTAgaaatgttaaattttttgaCATGGAGTTTCCTTTCATTGCTAAATCCAGTAGTAATGATTCTACTTGCATCTATTTTGACCAGTATAGAAATCTGTCTGATTTTTCTATGTCTAAAGCTGTATTAGATGTTTCTCCAAGTGGATCAATGCTTTCTCCTCATTTCAATGATCAGAATGTCTCCACTGAACATAATGAGTCTCCCACATTATCTCCTATCATTGAGACAGATTCTCATGATGATCCTAACTCTATCAACAAAGATTCCATTGACACTAGTCTGCCTACCTCTACTGATCAGGAATCATATCATTCCTCATTTCCCTCAAATTCTTCATCTAATGAACATAGGAGGTCTGCTCGTGTCTCTAAACCTCCTTCTCACTTAAAGGATTATGTTTGTAACTCTATTACTTCCTCCACTAGTCAATATCCTATTTCCAAATATCTCTCTTATTCTCAGCTATCTCCTTCTCATCAAGCTTATGTCATGGCTCTATCTTCTGACACTGAACCTTCCAATTACAAAGTTGCTAGCAAGGATCCTCGATGGGTTCAGGCCATGCAACTCGAGTTAGATGCTTTAAAACGAAATCACACATGGGATCTGGTTGATTTACCACCTAATACCTCTCCCATTGGAAGCAAATGGGTATATAAAATCAAACGACATGCTGATGGTTCTGTTGAACGTTTCAAAGCAAGACTTGTGGCTCAAGGTTTCACACAAACAGAGGGGCTCGATTATTTTGAGACGTTTTCACCTGTGGCTAAATTGTCTACTATTCGTGTGCTGTTGGCTCTTGCAGCTATTCATGGCTGGCACCTTCATCAGCTAGACGTGAATAATGCATTTTTGCACGGGGATTTACATGAAGCTGTATACATGAAACTTCCACAGGGTGTACTCTCTTCAAAAGTTGGTCAAGTCTATAAGCTGAACAAATCACTGTATGGTTTAAAGCAAGCAAGTAGGCAATGGTTTGAAAAATTAACCACTTTTCTTCAAACTCAAGGTTTCCTACATGCACACGCTGATCATACCCTCTTTACTAAGACTGATTCTTCTTCATTCACAGCCATCCttgtgtatgtcgatgatatcaTCTTAGCAGGGACATCTATTTCTATGATCAACACCTTGAAGAAATCACTGGATGATACCTTTCACATAAAAGACCTGGGCCAGTTGAAGTTTTTTTTAGGTCTTGAGGTTGCACGATCCCCTAAAGGTATCTTCCTTTGTCAAAGAAAATACTGCCTTGAATTGCTTCATGATGCTGGCTTAGCTGGTTGCAAACCAGGTTCCACTCCCTTGGATGCTTCTTCGCGCCTTCATCAAGATGATGGATCTGCCTTTGCTGATGTCACTGCCTATAGAAGATTAGTGGGAAGACTCCTCTATCTTACTACCACGCGACCAGACATTGCTTTTGCTACTCAACAATTGAGCCAATTCATGAGTGCACCTACCGAGTCTCACTACAAGGCTGCCTTAAGGGTCCTTCGGTATCTTAAGCAATCTCCAGCTCGTGGTATCTTTTTGTCTCAAGCCTCTGATTTGCAGCTATCAGGGTTTAGTGATGCTGACTGGGGCGGTTGTGTTGACACGCGTCGTTCCATCTCTGGATATTGTTTCTTTATTGGGCAATCCCTTGTGTCGTGGAAGGCTAAGAAGCAGCTCACGGTCAGTTGTTCatctgctgaggcagaatatcaTGCCCTCGCATCTGCCACTCGTGAGCTTCAATGGCTATGCTTCTTGTTGCATGATTTGCATCAACATCCCTCTCGATTACCAGTGCTTTATTGCGATAGTCAGAGTGCCCTACACATCTCTGCAAACCCTGTCTTTCATGAGCGTACTAAACATCTGGACATCGACTGCCATTTGGTCCGTGAGAAGTTACAAGCTGGAGTGATGCGCTTGTTGCCGGTTTCCTCTCAAGATCAAGCTGCAGATGTCTTTACTAAGGCCCTTGGACCACGTCCATTCCATTCTTGTCTGTCCAagcttggtttgatgaacatctATCAACCTCAAGCTTGTGGGGGGGTGACAAAGCACGTGCATGAGATCACTGACGTGGAGGATTGATTGGCTGAGATTGGTTATGCCCTAACTGAAAGTTTGTTATGCTTAGTTAGTTAGTTACTCTTGTATATAAACCATGTAACGCCTTTGTAACAAACTAATGAATGCAATAttgattttctcttcctttcttctttGTTTCTTCTCTGCACTCACAGAGCTTTATTCTTCTCCATCAATGGAGTTTCTTGGCATTCATTCATCATTCACATTTACTTAGAAAGTGTTGATTACCAGATCCATTTTCTCTCCTTTTGGCTCTCGAAGCTATTTAGAAATGTCTATTATATAGGGGCCATTAGTGTTGTCTTAAGTATTTACTTACTATGCTAGTGTCTCATTCTTCATTTTACAGAGATGAGAGCACTTAGAATGGATCTTCTCAAAGTTTGTTTGAAAAAACAGTATGAACAGTCTGGAAATGGAACGGCCCTGCCtggggctttggctaatatgcataaggattttatctatgcaccatgcataagcctacataagccattggatcatgtttttaattcagtattgagtattgagtattgggtATTGaatggtgagtattgagtattgaataataacaattgatatttagaatttgatccaatgatccaagggtccataataatctatgcatggtgcatagatttttatctatgcacggtaactgcaccccctGCCTGGGATGAGGGAGCTGAAGCATCCCAGTGGTTCTCGGATTATTTAGGAAATCCTAGTAAACTTGTCTGTTCAATACCGGTGACGTTTTTCAAAACTTATAAGAAGAAACGACGATAATAATGTTTAGAAGTATTCGTTCAATTCAAGCCATAGGAGATATCTGTTAGCAAGTAGTCCGAATGATATTGGATATGTTTTGAATCCATATTAGCATTTTGGGTGTCTAACTCAATCTTACAAAACTGATTTGTAAAATTAGAATGTCTCCACTTATAAAGATATATTCAAACCATTATCTCATCTAATATAAATGGTTTTGAGAATACATGATTATTACTGGGATTAATTTTTTGCTTTTATAGTAAATGTTGTTTAGTGTAGTGTGAAGAAAACTCAATTTAACATATGCATTTAATGTACAATGGTGCTATGAACCGCAGTCAGTATGTGTATGACATAAATAACCATGATAACTTTCAAGTAATGTTTCCAAATGATAAATCTCGAGTAACGTTTCTAAATGCAGCTTCAGAAGTTAGAAATGGAGACCCTGATTATGTTGAGGGACAGCAGCAGATCTTCTTCAGTGATGGTTATCCATATTCTTACTTGCATCTCAGGTCAAGCCAGTTGAAGTTGAGAAACAAGTTTGAAGTTTCCTTATCTAAGTCTTTACTTTTTACTTTACATGCATTGCTTTCATGAATAGTTAGATGCACCAAACAAGCTTCTAGAGGAGCCGATACCTATGAAATGTTTGAGACCCAAGCAAGTATTGATTCGATCATGTCTTCTCATAGCCAAGCTTCTAGAAGAAGCGATACCTATGAAATGTTTGAGACCAAAGTATCAATTTGTTCATGTCTTTTGATCTCTTGTTGTAGTATTTATATTGTATCGGTTATTAGTTTATATTATCTACTTGAGATTTTGGTGGCACGTGGTCAAGTATCCATATGTAGAAGACTTGTGAACCAAATACTGAAGACTTGTGGAGAGATATCAAGATAAGCAGGTTTTCGTTTCAGGTTGCAAAGCTGTAAGGTAAAAAGTTTTATTCTATAAATTCCTTTCCGACCTATCATATAGCTAAAACTAAAAGTACTTATTGAATTAActactatttaatttaaaaatcaaacattgATTTAAATAAGGTAGAA
This sequence is a window from Vicia villosa cultivar HV-30 ecotype Madison, WI unplaced genomic scaffold, Vvil1.0 ctg.001178F_1_1, whole genome shotgun sequence. Protein-coding genes within it:
- the LOC131633820 gene encoding uncharacterized protein LOC131633820, translated to MGDANEVATMVNQLCKNITVTGQPNSKYMSVCKRLNGFYENPLNKYKAIFVHEYFNTPWKIASTVTAVLLLLFTLIQTSHTTESYLKNLLAFEECHVPDLHLRYIAQYISMLDFLIKTEKDVSILVDKKIITNWMRDANAVTTMVNNLCKNVSMPKCDGKYMYVCPRLNNFYKKSINKYKVSFLQEYFDTPWKTISSVSALLLLLLILIQTVCSYVQLSQSNVLL
- the LOC131633821 gene encoding uncharacterized protein LOC131633821 — its product is MGGWEEGSWKWGDLGVIEGLLGEDGVDSRYGTLKGRLVEFGGLKEGRDVVVWRGTADTASSFSVASCYDYFRRGRIPHGPFEKNHGAFGLLWKSEVPHKVKTFGWRIFRNRFPTLDLLLRRGVAIPANSLNCILCDTSEENSKHFFFSCEVVKKVWSEVAVWVGKSESNEEDCKVVFLDWHNFFRSKKVKKGKEGMIWLACCWPLWIIRNGVRFRKDKWSVNDIVWNIKLLAWKWMFFGKITHPNFSYYEFVMDPLLFLS